AAAAAGAGACAGCTTTTTGAATCACGCCTAACCGACATTCATCTCCCACTTACTCGTTGGACAACGTCCTAACAGTCCTTGATGTGGGAGTCTTCTGTCAGAAAACGATAAAGTTGTTTAATTCTTGTTCAACTAAAGCCCCTGTTTGTTTAAGTGCAATATTTAACAAATTCTATTATCATTTGAACTTAAAATAGTAATACAGGAAATCATCATATTAAACGATTAAAGCTTTTTAAATTCGGGAGTATTCATTAGTTTATTAAAAAAAATATTTTTATGATTCCTATACTCATCCATATCTTTTCCTTCAAATTCCCTCTTTAAGTCATCATATTCGATTCTATAAACTTCATTAAGTAATAAAACATCCCGAAATTTCCAAAAGAAATCATATTCAGAGCCGATTACTGTCAATTGAATTCCTAAAGGAGGATTGGTCAAATCATTTTTGAAGGCTCTAAAACAATCCGTTTTCACACTACCGTCATTACTTTCATACAACGATGAAAGTATCTGTACTGCCTTTGAGAAGTGTTCAGATGTGACACGTACTTGTATATCCAAATCACCTTTGGTCAAACTGTTAGGTATCGCAGTACTTCCAACGTGCTGAACATCGGCTTCTGGAAGATATTCTTTAATCATCTTTTTATGTACTTGAAAAGTTTTCTCTACATCTGCCGAAAAAAGACTACTTTCAAAAAATTCAACTTGTTCCATAGTACCTCCCCAGACATAATTACTCAACGAAAACTACATTTGAGTTAATAGCTCGTTTATGAGCATATCTATTTCATCAGCTTCATGATGTCTATTCTCTGGAATTTCTAAAATGATTACACTATCACTTTTAATATGGTGCACACCAACTCTTTGTAATGTTGAAGCAGTTTATCCATTTCATTTCACTCCTTCTTATACAATTCTTTACTTCCTTCAAATTTCCTTCTAGAGCTAACCTGCCCGTTAGCGGTTTATTATCTCTGCACATATATTGATGTCCAAGCACTCTTCACTAGAACATTTTACCTATCTGACCAACTTTCGACTAAAACTATCATGATTTTCAAAAAATAAACACAGGACCATAAGCGTTAACCATTTATGAAAATAGGTAACATTTCATATATGAAAATAATTCCAATATAGTAGTATAGTATCCAATTCTAATGTTTGGAGGTTCAATGAAAGATGCGCAAATCCATTTATCTGCTCTTCACCGCACTATTCTTGACGATCGTCATCAGTGGTTGCGGAAGTGAAACAAATAATGAGAGCGAGTCTACAGACACAAACGAAGAAACGGAACAGCAAGAAGATACAGAAAATGAAACCGACGAAAGCGATTCGGATTCAGATCATACAGAGTCAGAGGAAGCTGAAGAAGCAACCGCTTCCGACAATTCGAGCTCAGGTAGCTTTGCCGATGCCATCAGCTTTATGGAAGAACAAACTGAAGGTACAGCAAGCGTCATGTTTGAAAGTGCTGAACCACAATCCCATGACATGGAAGGTGTAACAGTCACTTTAGACGAATATGCCCTCGTCGAATTAACGGATTTCCATACGGACTTCAGTATTAAGTTTGACGACCAGACGAATGGCGGCGTGATTTTAGCGAAATATACCGTAAACAACGGTACCGACAGTGATGCTTATTACATGCCGATGCTTGACGCTTCTTACGTCGGCGGAGATCAGTTTGTTGGCAACTATAAAGATCTCCTTCCTGAAGAAGAACAGCTACCGACGAAGCTCTCACCGTCCAATGATTACTTAATCAAAGCCGGTGAGGAAGTCACTGGATACTACGCTTATCCATTTGGGGAAGAGCAATTGAACACAATAATGAGTCAAGGCAGCATCGATATTCAAGTCACTGAACCCCAGTCCGATAAAGACGATTTTGGATCTGTCTTCGGAGAAAAAGGTCTCTTTACCATTAGCCTTGACCAAGCAAGTGCAGACAAAGCCGAAGCAACAGCGAGTGAAGGCTTCTATGCTGACCGAATCACGTCCCAAAATATGGGCGAAAAAACGATGATTACCAACAAAGAAGGTATCGGTGACAGCCAAACCATCGGTGATTTCACTGTCGCATTAGACGGATATCAATTTACTGACTTCACACCGAACGAAGACGAAGCGCCACGCTTTGAGTCGTTTAACAATGGCATCGTCCTCTTAACGGTGAAATTTAATATTGATAACCAAAGCGACACAGAAGTCGCACATTCTTCTCTGACGTCTAAGCTCACAATGAACGACGGCTCGCAATATACGTTAAATGAAGGCATGCTTATGCCGTATTCCAACGATAAAATGATTGAGCCAGGTTCATCTGGTGAATTGCTCCAAGTGTACCCACTGGACAAAGAGCAATACGATAAAATTTGGAAAGACAAAGCCTTTGAAGTCGAGCTTGGACCGATGAAAGACAAAGAAGCAAATGACATTTCTAAAGGTAAAACAGCAACGTTTACATTGCCGAAGTAACAATAAGGAAAGCCTGCCCTTGAAATGAAAGGGGCAGGCTTTTATTTCTTTGATTTGGCACGTGAAAATTCAAACTGATGTGATTCCCTTTTCCTCTTCTACTTCTCAGCAAATGACGTTTGAATATATGTAAACCGCTCGTCCAGCATGTCGTGTGGCTGAATGTTTTTCGATTGCGCTGCCTTCGCTGCAAAGCTCGCAAAATTCAACCCTGCCCCAAACATCTGTAAAGCCCCATCGGCGCAATTCCCTTGCTTTATGGCTGCAATGCCATCCTCTAAGAAACTGTTGCTTTCATCCAGATGGCAATCCGCAATATACTTATTGCCTTCATGGAATAATTTCAAGTTTTCAATGATTTGCCGCGCTGTTTTTTCCGAAATATCCGCATCGATCTCCATCAGCATGTCATTGATCGGCTTGACGAGCTGTCCGTATAAGCTATTATATTGCTCGCAGCTTTCGTTGATTTTTTCTCTCCATTCTTTTGCATTCATTGTGTGCCCTCCTTTTGATCTCTTCCTGTACTATGATTTTAAACCACCTTTCGTAAATTTTACATTTTTCACTCTTTTGTTCGTATTTTTTCTTCTCTTCTGCTAGAGCAGGTATAGAACCTATTGAAGTCCGTCGTACACAAACCTTTAAATTAATCATTGACATCACATTGTTTAGTACTATATAGTTCTAAATATGAAAACGAATAAACAATCAAACAAAGATCACGTCATTCACACTGCCGCTGAGTTATTTATGAAACATGGTTACCATGTGACAAGCATGGATGAAGTCGTGAAAGTCAGTCAGGTGTCTAAGTCAAATATCTACTATCACTTCAAAACAAAAGAAAAGCTGGCTGTTGGAGTATTACAATGGCGCATGTCCCAATATGAACAACAATTTATCGACATTGTCACCGCATCCCACCAAACGTTTCATGAGAAATTAGAAAAAGTGTTTGATGACATTGTGAATCCAATGGGGGCAAAAGGAGGATGCCCGTTCATTTCGCTGTATCTTCAAGCTGCCGAACAGTCTGAAGAAATTAGGTCACTCGTCAGCCGTTTTTTACACGAGCAAATTCCATTGACAGAAAGGTTATTACAAGAAGCAATCGACAACAGGCAATTAAACAATCATATCAACATACAAAAAACAGCAAAGCTCATTGTCTCAAGCATTGAAGGTGCCCTAATGATGGCAGCCATTACGAATGACCCTTGCTATATTGCCGACTGCAAAGACTCATTACTGTTCTTCATGGAATAATTTTTTTTAACCTAAATTAGTACTTATTAGTACTAAAAGGAGTGAGACAGATGGCAAATATTTTTATGACCGGTGCAACAGGATTTATTGGCTATGAAGTTTTACAAGAACTACTTAAAGGCGATCATACAATTTACGCTCTAGTTCGGTCTCTTCGGGAGTTTGATGTTCTCAAAGGAAAATTGCCAAGTGGGCGCGGGCAAGTGCTCCCAGTGATAGGCGATTTACAAAAAGAGGCCCTAGGGATCAATGACCTCGGGATGCTACGTGACGTTGACACTATTATTCACGCGGGTGGGCCAATGGATATTGGCATGGATATGCAAACGGCTAAAACCTCATTCCTTCACGGAGCAAATGAAATGATGAAGGTCTCTGACGATCTTGTACAGCACGGGTCTCTTCGGCATTTTATTCATGTCGTCGGATACAAAAGCCCGTTTAATGAGGACAATTGGCGCGAAGGTCAGCAGCAGTGGACAGAGGAAAACTTTCTACCCTTAGAAGAGCCTTATGAACGAATGAAATTTTTAGCGGATTTAGTGGTACGGCAGCGAGCAGAAAAACTGCGGCTTCTCCTCTCCGTCGTCAACCCTTCAACTGTTATTGGTGACAAGCGTACAGGTGAAACAGAACAAACGAGTGGGCTTGGGATGCTTGTCGAGGGGGTACGGAAAAAACAAATGCTCTTCGTCCCGGGAGGACATGCGTACCGGCTTCCTTTAGTTACAAAGACCGATCTCGCATTATTGATCGCTCATCTTGTAACGACACAGCCAGCAAACAGTGATACATACTATGTATTGGCCAGCAAAGCTCATAGCCCTAATAATCAAGAACTCATTTCATCAATCGCCAAAGAGCTCCGAACGTTACAGCCAATAGGAAAACTATCGATTCGCTTCTTAGAAAGATTAGTGAACGCAGGGATAGGGAATAAACTAGGTATTCCAAAAGGGTCGTTAAATTTTTTTGTGAATGAAGAGTTTTCAACAGCTTCCGTGCAACGGTTTAGAGCAGAACCGTTTGCGGTCAAAGATATTTTGCCATACGTTATTGCAGACATCGACTTTCGTCTTTCTCATCCGAATCATCATTCTCCGCTGCAACGAAACCGAAGAGGAAAACTCGCTACAATTGAAAATATATTACCCGATGCAAAACAAACCGTTCTGTTGATTCACGGATTATTCAGCAGTGCCGACATGTGGACGCCCATCATCAAGGACATGCCCCACGTAAACTCGATCGCTGTTGACCTACCCGGATTTGGCCGATCACCTTACCACCACCAGCAAGACGCCTTACAGGGCATGGTGGATGCCATCATCGAGATCATTCAAGAACTCAATACCCCGGTGACGCTGATTGGCCATTCAATTGGCGGTTTTATCGCAGCTCGAGTACATGAAAAAATGCCACATCATATCAAACGGCTTATTTTATTGCAGCCTACGCTCCAAAAGGCAGCAAACAAGACGCCTTATTATCAATCGCCAGGACTTCTCGCACTCGGCCTTGGCTTTATGAAAGACAAGCAAATAAAAAACGTGCTTGTCAAACAACATTCGTTTAAAAATACTGCTGACATCCCCGAAGAATATGTGCAATTCGTTCGGCAAGACTTACAATCTTCAAGAATGAGGAAAACAACTGCTGAGATGATCGCTCTGCTCCATCAAACAAAAACGTTTGCAAAAGGTGTTCAATTGGACAAAGACAAAACATCCATCATTTGGGGAGAGTTTGATCAAACGTATTCCATCGAAGGGTTTCGAGATCAAGCAAACGTCACCTTATTACCGCTATTCCATTCTTTTCCGATCTCGCAACCGAAAGAAACCGCCGCTCGACTTAAAGACTTTATTTAAGAAAAGCAAAAAGCCGATGATTCCGCAATGAACTGCTCCGGAAGTCGGCTTTTTGCTGTTGTATTCCTCTTCGCATGCAAATCCCTCAAACGACCTCGTATATTTCAAAGTCCATAGCCATAAGAGCACCTTAATGAAGCGGATTGAACCGCTGTAGACGAACTGCACTCCTAGTGATCCGAACCAATTCCTTTTGTAAGAAATGGTAATACCGATTGAATATACGCTTCCGGCTGTAAGGTGCTCTCCTGTTTCCATTTAACTGAAGCGCCGTAAAGCCCCCAGCTCAGCACAACAGCAAGTGTGTTCAGCGCTTCTTCATCATCGGAATATTGCCTTTTCAGTATATCAAATAGAATGACTTCTAATTGCTCACGGATGATGCGGGCGATCGTTTCTTCATAACCGCGATGACACCGATTGGACAACGACTTTTGAAAGTTGGTGATCGCGACAAACATTGCTGTCAGCGTTTCTGCATTCAATGCTCTATCGGCAAAGTCAGCACCGTTCAAATTGACAAGTAAGACCTCAGACAATGCTTTTTCCAAAAGGTCGTAAATATCGGCAAAATGATAGTAAAACGTTGCACGGTTAATCATGGCCTCAGTTGTAATATCTTTCACTGTAATATCTCTAAATTCTTTCTCTCCGGACAGCTCAATAAACGCATCCATAATGAGTCTTCGTGTGCGCTGGACGCGCGGGTCGACCTTCGTTTCTTCCATGCTGTACCCCCTCCCGACATTTTCAACAATTGTGCCCATGTGTTGGATAAGCAACAGAAGCGCCGCTCTATTGGTATGAAGTAGTTCCATTATGTATTAAAATATCATCGTAAGGCAACGAACCAAAAACAACAAGAGGAGATATACACATGATCAAGATCGGAATTATTACTGGCAGTACACGAGATGCAAGGGTCAATCTTCAAGTCGCTGAGTGGGTCAAATCGATTGGAGACAAACGATCCGATGCTCAAGTTGAGGTTGTTGACATTAAAGATTATCAATTGCCTCCATACAATGAGCCAATGCCTGCTTTATTTTCACAAGGTTTCAAAGCACCGGAAGCGAAAGCTTGGTCGGAAAAAATAAATGAACTCGACGGATTTGTGTTTGTGACACCGGAATATAACCGCGGGATTACCTCAGCGCTAAAAGATGCCATTGATTACCTTTATACCGAGTGGAACAATAAAGCCGCTGGTATTGTGAGCTACGGTTCTTCAGGAGGAGTGACCGCGGCGCAATCGTTACGATTGATCCTAACTGTTCCTCAAATCGCGACTGTCGGAACGCAGCCGGCCTTAAACTTATTTACGGATTTTGTAGAGATGACGACCTTTCAGCCAGCAGACTTTCACGAAGAAACCGTACAAACGATGCTCAACCAAGTCGTGGCGTGGTCGACTGCTCTCAAAACCATTCGCTAACCGTTTGCCAAATCACTGAGGAGGATTGAGGATGACAAATAAGAACATGATGTGTGACCTTGAAACAGGGGTTTGTGGTCCAGCTGATGAGGAAGGGATGCAGATGATCGATTTCAATGAGCCGGTAAAAACGATCGACCTTTATTACGTCACTGACCCGATCTGTTCTCATTGTTGGGCACTGGAGCCTGTCCTACGTCGGTTTACAGCGCAATACGGTCATTATGTGAATGTCCACACCGTGATGGGCGGCTTGCTGGAAAAGTGGAGTGATACGCCTGTCGACCGGGCCAATGGCATTTCCAAGCCAGCAGACGTTGCGGCACATTGGCGTGAGGTGGGCGAGCATAGCCGCATGCCAATTGACGGGGGCTTATGGTATGACGATCCAGTACAATCATCCTTCCCCCCTTCACGTGTATATAAAGTGATTCAAAGCGAACACGGCGCCGAGCAAGCTGATGCCTTTTTACGACGTCTGCGCGAGGAGCTGTTTGCCTTTAACAACAACGTTATTCATTTTAACAAAATGAAAGATCTCGTAGATCAGCTCGGACTCGACGGAGAAGCGATGATCACTGCGTCTGAAGCCGAAAAAGCCCATCGTCTGCTCGATGAAGATTTCGCACTTCGGGGAAAACTCGGGGCACGAGGTTTTCCAACGGTTGTCATGATGAATGAGCACAAGCAAGGTGTAAAGATTGTCGGAGCTCGCTCCCTAGAGAACTATGTGGATGGCCTAAAGCAAATCATGAACACCGAAGCGCTTGAGCCGAAGCTGCAGCCAATGCTGTCCGATCTGTTAAAGAAGGAGAAACGGTTGTTTGCGAAAGAGATTGAAGTGATGTATGACATCCAGCCGAGCGAGGTTAAAAAGTTGATAGAGAAAGAGCTCACACCGCATACGTATCACGTCGGAGACATTCTTGGTGAAATATACGTGAGTGAAGCCGAATAACCTAGCTTTCCCACGAAAAACAGAGGTGACTGCAAACGAATTGCGGCTCACCTCTGTTTGATGTAACCTCTTTTTACTTCTAAGCAACAGTAGCTCATTCAGCCAGCGCACCATAAAGATATTTTTTATTCTTCTCAGCGAAAATGTGGTTGTGCGACGACACAAGCCCACGTTGATTGGCTTCTGGATCTAAATATTGTTTGGCGCAGTTGACCGCATTGACCGCGTCCTGGTAGGCACCCGCAATAAGGTTGAGCTTGCCTTCATGACTCAAAATATCGCCAGCACCGTAAAGGCCGGGGATACTCGACTCGCCATTTGGTGTCCCTTGAATAAAGTAACCATCCTTTAAGTCGATGTCTAGCTGACTTTCACGCAGCAGCGTTTGATCACGCTTATAGCCATGGTTGACGAGAACAGCATCGACAGCGATAGAAGTTGTTTCTTCGGTTTGGCTATTCAGCAATGTCGCCGCATGAATGTGCTGACCTTCTCCAACACATTCTACGATCTCTGTATGGGTCAAGAACTCAACCCCGTTTTTGCCTAGCTTCGTAATATCGGCCTCATGTGCCTTCAATGCATCTCCCCGATAAATGAGCGTCACTTGCTTCGCAATCGGCGCAAGCATATTCGCCCAATCGACAGCTGAACCGCTACCGCCTGAAATCAGTACACGCTTGTCTTTAAACGCTTGCATTTTCTTGACGCTATAATATAAATTACCGTGTTCATAAGCGTCAGCACCTTCCAGCTCCAGCTTTATGGGGTCGAGAATTCCACCGCCAACGGCAAGCATTAACGTTTTGGCATAGTGGACGTTATTTTGACTTGTTTCTATTTGAAAGACCCCAGCGTCATTTTTATCAATTTGAGTCACGGTCTCGCTTAATGACACAGTGGGATTAAACGTCAACCCTTGCTCGATCATTTGCTCAATCAGCTGCTGCCCTGTCACAGGCGTAAGCCCGCCGATATCCCAAATCATCTTCTCAGGATACACATGCACCTTTCCCCCGAGTCGTGGCTGACTTTCGATAATTTTCACGCTCATTTCACGCAGCCCTGCATAAAACGCAGCAAATAATCCCGCCGGACCGCTCCCGACAATGATCATGTCATACACTTCTTCATCGTGCTTTTTTATCATAGAAAGTGCCTCCTTTTTTATCCCCAGCATGATAGATACCAGAGGGCTAGCTCCTCTGTTGTGACAAAGCAAGCCAGGAACCTAGAAAAGTGTAAAAAAACCCCTTAGCCGAATCGTAGCGAAAACAAGATTAGGCAAACTTGCAAAGTTGGTACGATAAGCAAATTGGATGTGTGCTATACGGACAAACGGCTAAATCTGCATTGATCTGAAAGACGTTCTCAAGATTCTCTTGCGTCATGACAGCATGCGGATCGCCTTCTGTTAAAATCTTTCCTTCCCTCATCGCCACCATATAATCTGAAAAGCGGGAGGCATGGTTTAAATCGTGCAGCACCATGACAATGGTTTTTCCTTCTTCTTTGTTTAAGCGCTGTAACAACATTAAGATATCTAATTGGTGCGCTAAATCGAGATACGTCGTCGGCTCATCCAATATCAGCATATCCGTCCCTTGAGCGAGCGCCATGGCTATCCACACCCGTTGTCGCTGACCGCCTGAAAGCTCAGAAACGGGACGATCCTTTAAATCATTCAACCCCGTCACTTCTATCGCCCAGTTCATTTGTTCATAATCTTTTTCCGTTAACGATCCTATTCCTTTTCGATACGGAAAGCGTCCGTATGAAACCAATTCGGTCACGGTTAAACCCTCAGGCGCCTGTGCGGTTTGGGGTAAGATCGCCATCCGCTTGGCTACAGCTTTCGTATCCATTGAATGAATCGCTTTCCCCTCAAGAAACACTGCGCCATAGTTCGTCTTCAATATACGGGCAATGGTTTTAATCAAAGTAGACTTTCCACAACCATTTGGCCCAATAATCGTTGTCATTTTATTTTTGGGGATCGCCACACTTAAATCCTCAATAATTAAATCATTCATGTAGCCAACACCGATTTTATCTACGTTAAGAGCATCCACGACGGATTCTCCTTTCAATATAACGATCAAATAAACATATAAGCTGATATTTTCCAGAAGTTGATAATGGTTATCAATACAAAACTCATTATAATGATATTGATTCTCAATGTCAATTTCATATTGTAACTCATTCAGCTGCACAATCCCTTTCTCAAAAACAAAAAACCCACCTTCTCACGCGAAAGGCAGGCATTGCTTTGCTACACGGACCAATTGAACTTATTTTTTTGAACTCGCTTTGATGATCAAGAAATGCGGATGGGTCATTAAGTAATCATACGCTCGTTCGTTCACATCGTTCATTTTCGCTACTGGCTGCGGCTCTATCATTTCTTCTAAATAAAATATTTGGTTGGTATCGTTCACGATGTCTTGCATCGGCCTTCTGTAAAAATCTACATCAATGGTGATCGTCGGCTTCGTCCACGTATCTGTTAAAGGCTGCGTCTGAAAATAGCTGTCTCCGGAAAATTTTGTAAAGTCCATGAAAGGATGATGTACAGAATAGAGGAACGTCCCCCCTTTTTTCAACACACGGTTAAACTCTTGAAACACCTGTCCCCAATCCTCGATATAATGAAGCGTTAACGAGCTGACAATTAAATCAAATGAACTGTCGGCAAAAGGTAACGGCTCCTGAAGATCACAACATTCAAATGACGCATGAGCTCCACAGCGCGCTTTTGCAACCTTGATCATGTCGGGGCTGACATCAATCCCTGTGACGTCAGCCCCTCTCTTGGACAACTGTTCCGAGTACCAACCGGCAGCACAGCCCGCATCGAGCACGCTCATTTGATGGATCTGATTTGGGAGCTGGGCGAGCATCGCTGGACGTTCATATAAAGCATTGTAATGACTCGCCTCGTCTACATCCATTTTATATGTATTGGCTAACCGATTAAATGTTTCTCGAGTGTGCTGTGCCATAAAGAGCCTCCTTGACAACATATTTTAGTTTGTATTCACTCCTGCCGACGCTGTCTTCATATCATATCGCATCCATTTTCAAAAAGCTTTGAACTGTAGCAAATTTTCTCTACCTCGTAAACAGCGCGCTCAAAATTCAGCTTGCGACCGTCCTTAGATTAAATATTTTTGAAGTTCATCCGTTAATTATCTATGTACTTGTTGATGCGAGACATATTTGTGAACGGACTTTATCTTTCCCCATATTCTTTCTAATGATGATGCGAAAAAAGCTCTATTTTAAAGCTGCGATTACCCACAGCACTTAAAATAAAGCTTGGCTTCTCTCATATTCACATTTGCGTAATCAAGTCTGCCTGTTTGACTTGCAGCTCTTCATTCACCTTCTCGACATACCTTTCAAATTCAGGTTGCTCATCTGCTAACATGCTTAAAATATGTTTGCCGATAATTTCTTCGGCTTGTTTAATATCAATGCTTTCACCATTCTCAAACGCACTTTCCCTTTTTCCATTCATCATCGTTTTCTTTGCTTTATTTAACCACGGATACATCGAATGGACGACGGAACTGTTTGATAGAAAGTAACTCGACGTATTTCCGCCTAATAACGTGATCTGCTCGGAGATTTCATTGCTATTCAGCCAATTTAAAAATTCGATGCTTTCGTCTCGTTTATCCGTTGTTTTTGTGATTCCTAAAATGCCTCCCCCTAATAAAGGTGTATCTCCCGGCACATTCGCAATGCCAATGGAATCCCTAATACTGCTTTGCGAAACAATTGATAAGTGGTTCATAAAGCCAATAACCATGGCCGCCTTTCCCTCAACAAAATCTTTCACTTCTTCTCCCCACCAATTGCTTGAAACAACTTTCGAATGTTGATAATTGTCATATAGTAATGCCATCGCCTCCGTCGCAAGAGCAGGGTCTAGCTTGATCTCACCATCATTTAACAGGGCGCCCTTCAATGAGTAATAGCGCAGCAAATACTCTGCGACGATCGTTTCTGCTTTACCGGTAATCATCGAAGCACCATGAATTCCATTGACGAGATCAAAATCACTTTCATTAAAAAAAGTGAGAATTTGATTATACGTATGAAAATCGGTTGGGATTTTCAGCTCAGATTTCGTTTTCTCAAAATATTTCCGTTTGATCATCTCATTTTCAAAAAGATCTTTTCGATAAAAGAGCATTTGGATACTAATATCAAATGGCAAGGCATACGTAACATCATTAATGTTGGCATAGTCATCCTTTAGAAAATAAGGGAGCTGAGCTAAAACATGATCAAGCTGATCATCTAAGCCTTGCAAATATTGAAAGATTTTTTGCCCATACCAGGCTAAACCGACAACGTCTAAACGGATGATGTCGTAATTCTTCCACTGTTCATCATCTTTAATGACATCGAACAGCTCATCATTTCTGCACACATCCAGCTGAACACGTATCTTTGTATTTTTTTCAAAATGAGGGATGATTTTCTTTAATGCTCTTGTCGTTGGTGACTCAATTGTGAGTATCTTCAACTGCGTATCAGATGCTTGTTGATAGCTGACGACCTTATCTAAAAAACCTATGTTGCGGTAGGTTTTGGAATGGCTTTTATCTTTTAAATGTATATTAAGAATGACTTTTTTGACGGCATTTTCGCCTGCATAACCGTAATCTAAAAAATAGCGCTGAACTTCATTACTATATGTGTTTTGAAAAGGAGCTAAAGAGATGATAGGGGGTAAAGGCTCTGCTGCCCCATAGTGATATGCCTTAATGAGTTTTCCGGCTTTTGCAATGCTCGTCGTCACAATACAATCAAAAGAAGCGCGCTGGACCAACTCAAAGGAAGCTTCATACTCATGAGCCATATTGGACTGAGACATGACGAGGTGCTGATGATTCATTTGTTTTGCAAAAGAAGTGATAAAATCACGCTCGCTCGCGTAGTCTTCTTCATCCGTAAATAGACCTATTTTTTGAGCATCTAAGAGCATGACATATTCGGCAATATCTTCTCCAGCTTGCTTGAAATCAAATGTGATAAACTCTTCAGCATTTCTCGGCTGACGATTTACAAAAATAATATCACTCGGATACGTAGAAAGCTGATCATAATATTCGTTCGCATCCGCTAAAGAAGACACAGTAATAATGCCTGAAGGCCTCTCCTTAACAATCTCCTTAAGAATGTCTCGCTCTTTAAGCGGATTATCGTACGTGCAATACAATTTAATTTGATATTGTCTTGTAGATGATTCACGTAAGGCTCCTTCATAAAAAGCCGCATATTCATCTGCACAAATTGTCGGTAAAATCATAATAATCGTTTGACTTTTCCCTGAGCGTAACAGCTTGGCATTATTATTAAGGTTGTAGCCTAATTGTTCCGCAGCTTTTAAGACAAGCTCCATTTTTTT
The Litoribacterium kuwaitense DNA segment above includes these coding regions:
- a CDS encoding NAD(P)/FAD-dependent oxidoreductase, whose product is MIKKHDEEVYDMIIVGSGPAGLFAAFYAGLREMSVKIIESQPRLGGKVHVYPEKMIWDIGGLTPVTGQQLIEQMIEQGLTFNPTVSLSETVTQIDKNDAGVFQIETSQNNVHYAKTLMLAVGGGILDPIKLELEGADAYEHGNLYYSVKKMQAFKDKRVLISGGSGSAVDWANMLAPIAKQVTLIYRGDALKAHEADITKLGKNGVEFLTHTEIVECVGEGQHIHAATLLNSQTEETTSIAVDAVLVNHGYKRDQTLLRESQLDIDLKDGYFIQGTPNGESSIPGLYGAGDILSHEGKLNLIAGAYQDAVNAVNCAKQYLDPEANQRGLVSSHNHIFAEKNKKYLYGALAE
- a CDS encoding ABC transporter ATP-binding protein, giving the protein MDALNVDKIGVGYMNDLIIEDLSVAIPKNKMTTIIGPNGCGKSTLIKTIARILKTNYGAVFLEGKAIHSMDTKAVAKRMAILPQTAQAPEGLTVTELVSYGRFPYRKGIGSLTEKDYEQMNWAIEVTGLNDLKDRPVSELSGGQRQRVWIAMALAQGTDMLILDEPTTYLDLAHQLDILMLLQRLNKEEGKTIVMVLHDLNHASRFSDYMVAMREGKILTEGDPHAVMTQENLENVFQINADLAVCPYSTHPICLSYQLCKFA
- a CDS encoding class I SAM-dependent methyltransferase; protein product: MAQHTRETFNRLANTYKMDVDEASHYNALYERPAMLAQLPNQIHQMSVLDAGCAAGWYSEQLSKRGADVTGIDVSPDMIKVAKARCGAHASFECCDLQEPLPFADSSFDLIVSSLTLHYIEDWGQVFQEFNRVLKKGGTFLYSVHHPFMDFTKFSGDSYFQTQPLTDTWTKPTITIDVDFYRRPMQDIVNDTNQIFYLEEMIEPQPVAKMNDVNERAYDYLMTHPHFLIIKASSKK
- a CDS encoding extracellular solute-binding protein, yielding MATILDIAKLAGVSHGTVSNVLNGKGNVSSKKMELVLKAAEQLGYNLNNNAKLLRSGKSQTIIMILPTICADEYAAFYEGALRESSTRQYQIKLYCTYDNPLKERDILKEIVKERPSGIITVSSLADANEYYDQLSTYPSDIIFVNRQPRNAEEFITFDFKQAGEDIAEYVMLLDAQKIGLFTDEEDYASERDFITSFAKQMNHQHLVMSQSNMAHEYEASFELVQRASFDCIVTTSIAKAGKLIKAYHYGAAEPLPPIISLAPFQNTYSNEVQRYFLDYGYAGENAVKKVILNIHLKDKSHSKTYRNIGFLDKVVSYQQASDTQLKILTIESPTTRALKKIIPHFEKNTKIRVQLDVCRNDELFDVIKDDEQWKNYDIIRLDVVGLAWYGQKIFQYLQGLDDQLDHVLAQLPYFLKDDYANINDVTYALPFDISIQMLFYRKDLFENEMIKRKYFEKTKSELKIPTDFHTYNQILTFFNESDFDLVNGIHGASMITGKAETIVAEYLLRYYSLKGALLNDGEIKLDPALATEAMALLYDNYQHSKVVSSNWWGEEVKDFVEGKAAMVIGFMNHLSIVSQSSIRDSIGIANVPGDTPLLGGGILGITKTTDKRDESIEFLNWLNSNEISEQITLLGGNTSSYFLSNSSVVHSMYPWLNKAKKTMMNGKRESAFENGESIDIKQAEEIIGKHILSMLADEQPEFERYVEKVNEELQVKQADLITQM